From a region of the Lactuca sativa cultivar Salinas chromosome 4, Lsat_Salinas_v11, whole genome shotgun sequence genome:
- the LOC111883053 gene encoding mitochondrial inner membrane protease ATP23, with product MAAASNSASAPPSGNSFSSAAKDGMTVEECETMIQRSLRTPSVKFLREHLEKSGCNIASNFIKAVNCDQKMSGGYVRGEGIVVCSNYMNIQDEVNQVVIHELIHAYDDCRAANLDWTNCAHHACSEIRAGHLSGDCHYKRELLRGFVKIRGHEQECVRRRVMKSLANNPYCSEAAAKDAMEAVWETCYNDTKPFDRAP from the exons ATGGCAGCAGCATCCAATTCCGCTTCTGCACCCCCCTCCGGCAACAGCTTCTCGTCCGCCGCTAAGGACGGCATGACGGTGGAGGAGTGCGAGACTATGATCCAAAGAAGCCTTAGAA CTCCATCGGTGAAGTTTTTACGGGAGCATTTGGAGAAAAGTGGATGTAATATCGCGTCCAATTTTATCAAGGCTGTCAATTGCGACCAAAAGATGAGTGGTGGTTATGTTCGCGGAGAAGGG ATAGTGGTATGTAGCAATTACATGAACATTCAAGATGAGGTAAATCAAGTGGTTATCCATGAACTAATTCATGCATATGATGACTGTCGAGCTGCAAATTTGGATTGGACTAATTGTGCTCATCATGCTTGTAGTGAG ATTCGAGCTGGGCATCTCAGTGGTGATTGCCACTATAAAAGGGAACTGTTGCGAGGTTTTGTCAAAATAAGAGGCCATGAACAA GAGTGTGTGAGGAGAAGGGTAATGAAGTCATTAGCCAACAATCCATATTGTTCAGAAGCAGCTGCTAAGGATGCAATGGAAGCTGTGTGGGAGACTTGTTATAATGATACAAAGCCATTTGACAGAGCCCCTTga